In the Candidatus Electrothrix sp. GW3-4 genome, one interval contains:
- a CDS encoding IS5 family transposase, with product MERASYSTDLTNIQFEIINKFLPSPSKTGRPRSYALREILNAIFYLVHTGCQWREIPHDFPKWTSVYYYFRKWKRDGTWFLVKQAIHTDLREEQGKNAEPSAVMIDSQSVKTAQMAETRGFDGNKKVKGRKRHVISDTLGFPLIVKVHDANLSDGKQSISIFQTLFLWFASIKMVWADAAYRGDLADYLWCAFQCRLEIAPNLKTKGFQVVPKRWIIERTFGWFQWDRRLMIDYERQAQSAETMVYIASIRKMLNRYK from the coding sequence ATGGAACGAGCTAGCTACAGCACAGATCTCACTAATATACAATTTGAAATTATTAATAAATTCCTCCCCTCTCCTTCAAAAACCGGCAGGCCAAGATCTTATGCTCTCAGAGAGATTCTCAACGCCATTTTTTATTTGGTTCACACTGGGTGTCAATGGCGAGAAATTCCGCATGATTTCCCGAAGTGGACCAGCGTTTACTATTACTTTCGTAAATGGAAGCGGGATGGAACCTGGTTTCTCGTCAAGCAGGCAATCCACACGGATCTGCGAGAGGAACAAGGGAAAAACGCTGAGCCTTCTGCGGTTATGATTGACAGTCAATCCGTCAAAACTGCACAGATGGCTGAGACCCGAGGGTTTGACGGCAACAAGAAAGTAAAAGGGCGAAAACGCCATGTAATTTCGGATACCCTTGGTTTTCCGCTGATCGTCAAAGTTCATGATGCCAACCTGTCGGATGGAAAGCAGTCTATCTCTATCTTTCAAACTCTTTTTTTGTGGTTTGCTTCCATTAAAATGGTTTGGGCCGATGCCGCTTATCGAGGCGATTTGGCCGACTATTTATGGTGCGCCTTTCAATGCCGGTTGGAAATCGCTCCCAATTTGAAGACTAAAGGGTTTCAAGTGGTGCCGAAACGCTGGATTATTGAAAGAACCTTCGGCTGGTTCCAATGGGATCGAAGACTGATGATTGACTACGAGCGACAGGCGCAATCAGCCGAAACTATGGTTTACATAGCATCAATCAGGAAGATGCTAAATAGGTATAAATAG
- a CDS encoding flippase, protein MVEEGSVQMNRISIKQYLVKGGLWAFAGKVSALLMGLALSSLLARLLSPEDMGAYFLALNLATFFSIFSRIGLDNTLQRFVAEALGRDQPHIACAIIRKGLILTLIGALLVAVAVYLWVGPWVNQYLLTSERLGNSIGFVSVWLILLTFQYVFTAIFQAAQQIRIAVIINGLLTSSIATVFIAYYFLVKGQATLYQVLPWILVAGGFNILIAILTLINKKANSDKSTKKDKSVGYARLAGHSWPLLINTVMVFIQGQSGLWVIGSFRSDAEVAAYGAAIRLVLLTSMTLMVVNTVLPPLIVHLHADNQKKRLEKVLRSTATIASIPSLAVLLCYIFFGGWMLETIFGEYYRTGATVLMITSLAQAVNVLVGSCGYVLIMTGHNYVIMFISIASSIIALSGSLLLVQSYGSTGVAIGYTVAMFVQQLAMLLFARYRCGVWTHASFYDLWYPIKDALFT, encoded by the coding sequence ATGGTTGAAGAAGGCTCCGTTCAAATGAACAGAATTTCAATTAAGCAATACCTTGTTAAAGGTGGCTTATGGGCCTTTGCAGGGAAAGTATCGGCACTGTTGATGGGGTTAGCACTTTCATCACTTTTGGCACGCCTGCTTTCTCCTGAGGATATGGGAGCCTATTTTTTAGCTCTTAATCTGGCCACTTTTTTTTCGATTTTTTCCAGAATAGGCCTTGACAATACGTTACAACGTTTTGTTGCAGAGGCATTGGGACGGGATCAGCCGCATATTGCATGTGCTATTATCCGTAAAGGCTTAATTCTGACTCTGATAGGTGCATTACTGGTGGCTGTAGCGGTGTATTTATGGGTAGGTCCATGGGTGAATCAATACTTGTTAACTTCGGAGAGATTGGGCAACTCAATTGGCTTTGTGTCTGTTTGGCTCATTCTGCTTACATTTCAATATGTTTTTACAGCAATATTTCAGGCCGCTCAACAAATTCGAATAGCTGTTATAATCAATGGTCTCCTGACTTCCTCAATCGCGACAGTCTTTATTGCTTACTATTTCCTGGTCAAAGGACAGGCAACACTTTACCAAGTACTCCCTTGGATATTAGTTGCAGGCGGATTCAATATACTGATTGCGATTTTGACCTTAATAAACAAGAAAGCTAACAGCGATAAATCGACAAAAAAGGATAAATCGGTAGGGTACGCAAGGCTTGCTGGCCACTCCTGGCCATTGCTCATCAATACAGTCATGGTATTCATTCAGGGGCAATCCGGTCTCTGGGTTATAGGGAGTTTTCGTTCGGATGCAGAAGTGGCTGCCTATGGGGCTGCTATCCGCTTGGTACTGTTAACAAGTATGACATTAATGGTGGTTAATACAGTTCTTCCACCATTGATTGTTCATCTGCATGCAGATAATCAGAAAAAACGACTCGAAAAGGTCTTGAGAAGTACAGCAACCATTGCTTCTATCCCGTCCTTAGCCGTACTTCTTTGTTATATTTTCTTTGGTGGTTGGATGTTAGAAACTATTTTTGGCGAGTATTATCGTACGGGCGCAACAGTGCTCATGATTACGAGCCTAGCTCAAGCCGTCAATGTCCTTGTTGGTTCATGTGGATATGTATTAATCATGACCGGACATAATTATGTAATAATGTTTATATCGATAGCGAGCTCGATTATTGCGCTTAGTGGTAGCTTGCTGCTAGTGCAGAGTTATGGAAGTACAGGGGTGGCAATCGGTTACACTGTTGCTATGTTTGTACAACAGCTTGCTATGTTATTATTTGCTCGCTATCGCTGTGGTGTTTGGACGCATGCGAGTTTCTATGATTTGTGGTACCCTATAAAAGACGCTTTGTTTACCTAG
- the tnpA gene encoding IS200/IS605 family transposase → MSRFRKLSQTVWHCQYHIVFCPKYRFRVLKGSIKKEVEDCIKTFTSAQKCELIELNVQVDHVHLLVMIPPKVSVSTYMGTVKGRTAIRVLNKFRKLKQRPFWGNHLWARGYCVDTVGLDTEMIRKYVKYQEEKEKDSEKTIH, encoded by the coding sequence ATGAGTAGATTTCGTAAATTATCACAAACGGTATGGCATTGCCAATATCATATAGTATTTTGTCCCAAATACCGTTTCAGAGTTTTGAAAGGCAGTATAAAAAAGGAAGTTGAAGATTGCATAAAAACATTCACTTCAGCTCAGAAATGTGAGTTGATAGAGTTGAATGTACAGGTTGACCATGTTCATCTTCTTGTGATGATACCGCCCAAAGTTTCAGTATCAACTTATATGGGAACTGTTAAAGGTCGGACAGCAATTCGAGTTTTAAATAAGTTCCGTAAATTGAAGCAGAGGCCTTTTTGGGGTAATCACTTGTGGGCTCGCGGTTACTGTGTTGATACCGTCGGTCTTGATACAGAGATGATTCGTAAGTATGTTAAGTACCAGGAAGAGAAAGAAAAGGATTC
- a CDS encoding sulfotransferase domain-containing protein — translation MLQLPNLIIPGAPKAGTSSLVEYLGQHSDIFVPRYKEPRFFISDEIRNLPANDPLKSYLQEMSILDKDKYFCIYKSHQYYKVRIDASVQYLYYHKQVIPRIRRMIDQPYIVICLRNPVDRAYSNYQYMKLTDSFQIEIEKELEKLHNGWNSFTLFFAQGLYYNQVKSYMQGFSKVKIVLFEDLANQTSCILEEVLNFLDLDPTVLIDTDNVYNESGAPKNRFLEKMVFQKNLVKRVFRPIATALLGKSGRERLTLSIRSRSVSKKNAHRLQDDIRGHLISCYRKDILQLQDLIKRDLSMWLHL, via the coding sequence ATGTTACAATTGCCTAATCTTATAATTCCAGGAGCTCCGAAAGCTGGGACAAGCTCGCTAGTTGAATATCTTGGGCAACACTCAGATATTTTTGTTCCGCGATACAAAGAACCAAGATTTTTTATTTCTGATGAAATCAGGAATCTTCCTGCTAATGACCCCCTCAAATCTTACTTGCAGGAAATGAGCATTCTGGACAAAGATAAATATTTTTGTATTTACAAGTCCCATCAGTATTACAAAGTAAGAATAGATGCAAGTGTTCAATATCTTTATTATCACAAACAAGTAATTCCAAGGATCAGGAGGATGATAGACCAGCCTTATATAGTTATCTGTTTAAGAAACCCCGTGGATAGGGCCTATTCTAATTATCAATACATGAAGTTAACTGACTCTTTTCAAATCGAAATTGAAAAAGAATTAGAAAAGTTACATAATGGCTGGAATTCCTTCACCTTGTTTTTTGCGCAAGGGCTCTATTATAATCAAGTAAAATCTTACATGCAGGGTTTCAGTAAAGTAAAAATTGTTTTGTTTGAAGATTTGGCAAATCAGACCTCCTGTATTCTGGAGGAGGTGTTAAATTTTCTTGATCTTGATCCGACAGTATTAATTGACACTGATAACGTTTATAATGAGTCTGGAGCACCTAAGAATAGGTTTCTTGAAAAAATGGTATTTCAAAAAAATTTAGTAAAAAGAGTTTTTCGTCCTATTGCAACAGCCTTGTTAGGCAAATCTGGACGGGAGCGACTCACATTATCCATTCGTTCTCGAAGTGTTTCAAAAAAAAATGCTCATAGATTACAGGATGATATTAGGGGGCACCTCATAAGCTGCTACAGAAAGGATATTTTGCAATTGCAGGACTTGATCAAAAGAGATCTATCAATGTGGTTGCATCTGTAA
- a CDS encoding transposase — protein MSKIPTNLTPAAFEEYVAPYLSKAKRGYTCSIPLYKVFNYILYFLYTGCQWEMIPIDKDPNDPDKLEISWQAIYHHFRKWSNDGSLKKLWNESVESIRSLLNLSELNLDGTHTIAKKGGKSAKYQGRKKAKTTNILPLLDKNGYPIASTEIIAGNHNDAFELENNIRYLFKEMKHRKLPISGSYFNADSAFDTKGARKVCFNNGVIPNIAENKRGRKKPKRGRKRLFDEKIYKNRFGTERTWAWVDELSALRAGF, from the coding sequence ATGAGCAAAATACCGACAAATCTGACACCGGCAGCGTTTGAAGAATACGTTGCCCCTTATCTAAGTAAGGCGAAACGAGGATATACATGCTCTATCCCTTTGTATAAAGTTTTCAACTATATACTTTACTTTCTGTACACCGGTTGTCAATGGGAAATGATCCCCATTGACAAAGATCCAAATGATCCCGATAAACTGGAGATCAGCTGGCAGGCTATTTACCACCATTTTCGAAAATGGTCTAATGACGGCAGTTTGAAAAAATTATGGAATGAGAGTGTCGAGAGCATCAGGTCACTTCTTAATCTGTCAGAGCTGAACTTGGACGGAACCCATACTATAGCCAAAAAAGGAGGTAAATCAGCTAAATATCAAGGGCGGAAAAAGGCTAAAACAACAAATATCCTGCCCCTTTTGGATAAAAACGGCTATCCGATTGCTTCGACGGAAATCATTGCGGGCAATCATAATGATGCATTCGAGCTTGAAAATAATATACGTTATCTTTTCAAAGAGATGAAGCACAGAAAACTGCCGATCTCCGGTTCTTATTTTAATGCAGATTCAGCATTTGACACCAAAGGAGCCCGGAAAGTCTGTTTCAATAACGGTGTCATACCAAATATAGCCGAAAATAAACGTGGGCGTAAAAAACCGAAAAGAGGGCGCAAAAGGCTTTTTGACGAAAAAATATATAAAAACCGGTTTGGTACCGAACGAACATGGGCATGGGTTGATGAACTTAGCGCCCTACGGGCGGGTTTTTAG
- a CDS encoding sulfotransferase, translating to MLVITGMHRSGTTFLGSLLHQTRRYAYLHEPFNKTYGIDGVKDWYPYVRLRCPTGNYARLLTFLHEGDIYYKVPAVKDRNPLKYFARKVVKSRGNIDLIKYRTVLRERQLLVKDPFLSLSAGNLVTRYHDVKVVYVVRHPAAVYESLMRMGWGFDLQALMQQVPLMEDYSNLLEFDCIPQMGLPEVVARLWKILYAIINDQSREIGRNVHIIRHEDLCIKTLEEVERLFEFLGMKIDNLVYNFIKKYMYADKIRAEGLSLHDFSRNSRRMAYSWKRKVKPEYEEIISIAGDVLSLYGYQ from the coding sequence ATGCTCGTAATAACAGGTATGCATAGAAGTGGAACAACTTTTCTCGGGTCATTACTACACCAGACTAGGCGCTACGCTTATCTTCATGAGCCGTTCAATAAAACCTATGGAATCGATGGAGTAAAAGATTGGTACCCATATGTTAGACTTAGATGTCCTACTGGGAACTATGCACGACTTTTAACTTTTCTCCACGAGGGTGATATTTATTACAAGGTTCCAGCTGTAAAGGATAGAAATCCACTTAAATACTTTGCGAGAAAAGTAGTTAAAAGTAGAGGTAATATTGATTTGATCAAATACAGGACGGTTTTAAGAGAACGTCAGCTGCTAGTAAAAGATCCGTTTCTTAGTCTGAGTGCAGGTAATTTAGTCACACGATATCATGATGTTAAAGTGGTTTATGTGGTTCGGCACCCCGCTGCTGTTTATGAAAGTTTGATGAGAATGGGATGGGGCTTTGATTTACAGGCTCTAATGCAACAAGTACCTCTAATGGAAGACTACTCAAATCTTCTTGAGTTCGATTGTATCCCCCAAATGGGGTTACCCGAAGTTGTTGCAAGACTCTGGAAGATTCTATATGCTATTATTAATGATCAATCGCGGGAGATTGGCAGAAATGTGCATATTATCCGACATGAAGATCTCTGCATCAAGACTTTGGAAGAAGTTGAGCGCCTCTTTGAGTTTTTAGGAATGAAGATTGATAACCTTGTTTATAATTTTATTAAAAAATATATGTATGCAGATAAAATTAGAGCAGAAGGACTTTCTCTTCATGATTTTTCACGCAATTCAAGAAGAATGGCTTATTCTTGGAAGAGAAAAGTAAAGCCCGAGTACGAAGAGATTATTAGTATCGCGGGGGATGTTCTCAGCCTGTATGGTTATCAGTAG
- the asnB gene encoding asparagine synthase (glutamine-hydrolyzing) — MCGIAFFYSEDLTGEEHRGKIGRALRAMQHRGPDDEGIWQGRAVSIGHRRLSIIDQAGSLQPMQSPDGRFILSYNGEIYNYKELRPQLEGRWQFQTKGDTEVLLAGLITQGISFIEQMEGMWAFALWDNQEKRLLLCRDRMGKKPLYYQGAGPSLLCASELPALRRLAVGAWEEDLDSTADFLRHGYYLPGTTAYQGVHEVLPGHLLSWSPGASCRQESYWSLQIRSFAGSREDAAAELRSTFIRAVERRMVADVEVGAFLSGGVDSSLVVSIMAAELGVHPKTFTIGFQERSYDEREFAEQIAVQQNTDHYVKVLEDWDREYLTGLILKNIGQPFSDSSLLPTAMVSQLAASKVKVALSGDGGDELFSGYQRYQARSILRWYTRLPKPLRRGAEKVIRSIPEPMAHHSRSLVKKAHLFQDILNRIEEETPYFAPVLYTRDDYHALFPELQGRGHTPPNIPEESHLDDIQRMMFADALIYLPQDILVKVDRASMGNSLESRAPFLDRDVVELAFSLPRSWHRSEMTGKKMLRQAFSDILPNAIWNRRKQGFGVPIHHWFRNELGKELEQLLEQKQTLLHVPSVLHLLHQHRQGLRDHGYRLWCLYIYLLWKNSSVETS; from the coding sequence AGGGCAGGGCTGTCAGTATCGGCCATCGCCGTCTTTCTATCATTGATCAGGCGGGCAGTCTTCAGCCCATGCAGAGCCCTGATGGACGTTTTATCCTCAGTTATAACGGAGAAATATATAATTATAAGGAGCTCCGACCGCAGCTGGAAGGCAGATGGCAATTTCAGACCAAGGGGGATACCGAGGTTCTGCTCGCCGGTCTGATCACTCAAGGGATCTCTTTTATCGAGCAAATGGAGGGGATGTGGGCCTTTGCCCTCTGGGATAATCAGGAAAAAAGACTGCTGCTCTGTCGGGACCGGATGGGGAAAAAGCCGCTTTATTATCAGGGAGCAGGGCCTTCTCTGCTCTGTGCATCCGAGCTTCCGGCCCTGCGTCGCCTCGCCGTTGGAGCATGGGAGGAAGATCTGGACTCTACGGCTGATTTTCTCCGTCATGGTTATTACCTGCCTGGGACAACAGCCTATCAGGGGGTGCATGAAGTTCTGCCCGGCCATCTTCTCTCCTGGTCTCCTGGTGCTTCGTGCAGACAGGAATCCTACTGGTCCTTACAGATACGTTCTTTTGCCGGAAGTCGGGAAGATGCCGCTGCTGAATTGCGCAGCACATTTATCCGGGCCGTTGAACGCCGTATGGTTGCCGATGTCGAGGTCGGGGCCTTTCTCTCTGGAGGAGTTGATTCCTCCTTAGTGGTTTCGATCATGGCTGCGGAGCTGGGCGTGCATCCGAAGACCTTCACCATTGGTTTTCAGGAACGTTCCTATGACGAGCGGGAGTTTGCCGAGCAGATTGCTGTTCAGCAGAACACAGATCATTATGTCAAGGTACTGGAGGACTGGGACCGGGAATACCTGACCGGATTGATCCTGAAGAATATTGGCCAGCCTTTTTCCGATTCATCGCTCTTGCCCACAGCAATGGTGTCACAACTTGCTGCATCAAAGGTCAAAGTTGCCCTTTCCGGTGATGGCGGTGATGAGCTGTTCAGCGGCTACCAACGTTATCAGGCCAGATCTATCCTGCGCTGGTATACCCGGTTACCCAAACCGCTTCGCCGTGGGGCGGAAAAGGTCATCCGGTCAATCCCGGAGCCTATGGCGCACCATAGCCGTTCGCTTGTTAAAAAAGCACATCTCTTTCAGGATATCCTTAATCGGATTGAGGAGGAAACACCTTATTTTGCTCCAGTTCTTTATACCCGTGATGATTATCATGCCTTATTTCCTGAGTTACAGGGAAGGGGGCATACTCCTCCGAACATCCCCGAGGAATCGCATCTTGATGATATCCAGCGAATGATGTTTGCCGATGCCCTGATTTATCTGCCCCAAGATATTCTGGTCAAGGTTGACCGTGCATCCATGGGTAATTCCTTGGAGAGCAGGGCGCCGTTTTTGGATCGTGATGTGGTAGAGCTCGCCTTTTCTCTCCCCCGAAGCTGGCATCGATCAGAAATGACAGGTAAAAAGATGTTGAGACAGGCGTTTTCTGATATATTGCCCAATGCGATATGGAACAGGCGTAAGCAGGGTTTTGGAGTGCCTATTCATCATTGGTTTAGAAACGAACTGGGCAAGGAATTAGAGCAACTCCTTGAGCAGAAACAGACTCTGTTGCATGTCCCCAGCGTCCTTCACCTCCTGCACCAACATAGACAAGGACTCCGTGATCACGGCTATCGGCTGTGGTGTTTGTATATTTATTTGTTGTGGAAAAATAGCAGTGTAGAGACCAGTTGA
- a CDS encoding acyltransferase encodes MNSYEFIAKVIRRTRCSMWILLFGGIFHSLGKGVRIYKPRRIEGAGNISIGSNVCIRENVWLNAHGFPKRDCVIKINDNTYIGDDAHIYAINSIIIERDVLIGNRVYISDNLHKYNEITVPISLQGVNKIGDVVLGSGSWIGENVCILGATIGKNCVVGANSVVTRNIPDYSVVAGAPARVIKKYDLKEGRWRNIIRT; translated from the coding sequence ATGAATAGCTATGAGTTTATTGCAAAAGTTATTAGAAGAACTCGGTGCAGCATGTGGATACTTTTATTTGGGGGGATCTTTCATAGCCTTGGTAAGGGAGTACGAATCTACAAACCTAGACGTATAGAAGGAGCAGGAAATATATCTATTGGATCTAACGTATGCATACGTGAAAATGTGTGGCTCAATGCGCATGGTTTTCCAAAAAGAGATTGTGTGATTAAGATTAATGATAATACGTATATTGGCGATGATGCCCACATCTATGCGATTAATTCCATTATAATTGAACGAGATGTGCTTATTGGCAATCGAGTTTATATATCAGATAATCTACATAAATATAACGAAATAACAGTTCCTATCTCACTGCAAGGTGTTAATAAAATTGGAGATGTTGTGCTTGGTAGTGGAAGTTGGATTGGAGAGAATGTTTGTATTCTAGGTGCTACTATTGGGAAAAACTGTGTTGTCGGAGCCAATTCTGTTGTCACTCGGAATATCCCTGATTACAGTGTAGTAGCTGGTGCTCCAGCACGGGTTATCAAAAAATACGACTTAAAAGAAGGACGTTGGCGTAATATCATTAGGACTTAG
- a CDS encoding sugar transferase — protein sequence MLREHSKLLSRIHMIVDIFWVILAFVAAYYTKRGFRFFSGHGLSTEPNYYFILLVAVIISFFSFSLARCYHPYRTQTLLQIYTRVMRAVAGILFGTIILLYLLHEHNVSRMLLSLFISYLTVFLLLSKGTIYYILRYYRSRSYNTRNLLIIGAGQRAELIVDAIQEDKGAGYRILGCLTTDNDCKGNDIFRKVKRLGSVSTLPILLTEDIVDEIIFAADIKKIDCIENLIRFAEYLGVNVHIVPDFQLEKIMYQPEIASISIQDFFGHPTLSLSTTPQRKNALLVKEIVDYCLAGAGLVLLSPIFFVITLLIKATSEGPAFFVQQRCGLYGRTFPLIKFRTMVKDAEKLKKNLQQDNEADGPVFKMTCDPRITPLGKFLRKTSLDELPQLLNVLMGHMSLVGPRPPLPEEVEKYEPWQRRRLSMKPGLTCTWQVNGRNNINFERWMRLDLEYIDQWSLRLDSKILLKTVREVMSFNGQ from the coding sequence ATGTTACGTGAACACAGTAAATTACTGTCCCGTATCCACATGATTGTGGATATTTTTTGGGTAATCCTTGCCTTTGTTGCAGCGTATTATACGAAAAGAGGCTTTCGCTTTTTTTCAGGACATGGTCTTTCAACAGAGCCGAATTACTATTTTATCCTTCTTGTTGCTGTTATTATATCTTTTTTTTCGTTTTCTCTGGCAAGGTGCTACCACCCGTATCGCACCCAAACCCTGCTGCAAATATACACAAGGGTCATGAGGGCCGTTGCTGGCATCTTGTTTGGTACGATTATTTTGCTGTATCTCCTGCACGAACATAATGTCAGCAGGATGCTGCTTTCGCTCTTTATTTCCTATTTGACGGTTTTTCTTTTATTGAGCAAAGGGACTATTTATTATATCCTTCGCTATTATCGTTCTCGGAGTTACAATACGCGCAATCTGCTCATCATAGGAGCTGGGCAGCGGGCAGAGCTGATTGTTGATGCAATCCAAGAGGATAAGGGGGCAGGGTATCGCATTCTTGGCTGCTTAACCACGGATAATGACTGTAAAGGGAATGATATCTTTCGTAAAGTCAAGAGGCTTGGTTCTGTAAGCACCTTACCTATTCTCCTGACCGAGGATATTGTGGATGAAATTATTTTTGCAGCTGATATTAAAAAAATTGATTGTATTGAGAATCTTATCAGGTTTGCGGAATATTTAGGGGTGAATGTTCATATTGTCCCAGATTTTCAGCTGGAAAAAATTATGTATCAACCCGAAATAGCCTCTATCTCCATACAGGATTTTTTCGGCCACCCAACGCTGTCTTTATCAACAACACCTCAGCGAAAAAACGCTTTGCTTGTTAAGGAGATCGTGGATTATTGTCTTGCAGGAGCAGGGCTTGTTCTTCTCTCGCCGATATTTTTTGTTATTACCCTACTGATTAAAGCCACTTCTGAGGGGCCCGCTTTTTTTGTCCAACAGCGTTGCGGGTTATACGGACGTACTTTCCCTTTAATTAAATTTCGTACTATGGTAAAAGATGCGGAGAAATTAAAAAAGAATTTGCAGCAGGATAACGAGGCTGACGGACCGGTATTCAAGATGACCTGTGACCCTCGTATAACGCCTTTAGGAAAATTTCTTCGCAAAACCAGTTTGGATGAGCTACCGCAATTGCTCAATGTTCTTATGGGGCATATGAGTCTGGTAGGTCCACGTCCACCCCTGCCAGAAGAAGTGGAAAAATACGAGCCGTGGCAGCGTCGACGTTTGTCCATGAAGCCGGGGCTAACCTGTACCTGGCAGGTCAACGGACGTAATAATATCAATTTTGAGCGTTGGATGCGTTTGGACTTAGAATATATTGACCAATGGTCCTTGAGGCTGGACAGTAAGATCCTCCTCAAGACAGTTAGGGAAGTTATGAGTTTTAATGGGCAATGA
- a CDS encoding IS1634 family transposase produces the protein MTFRVLPTPCSKNCFILATNQLDYEELTNEELREAYKDQQKVERGFRFLKDPFFMASTLFLKSRKRIMALMMVMTLCLLVYAALDYRIREQLDTNSETFPNQKGKPVSAPTARWVFQFFSGIHVLIIGGAQQVVLNLNEHHLRLLKLLGARYERLYS, from the coding sequence ATGACTTTTAGAGTCCTGCCAACACCTTGCTCAAAAAATTGCTTCATTCTGGCAACGAACCAGTTGGACTATGAAGAACTGACCAATGAGGAACTTCGTGAAGCATACAAAGATCAGCAAAAGGTTGAGCGGGGCTTTCGTTTCCTCAAAGATCCATTTTTCATGGCTTCCACTCTTTTTCTGAAATCTCGAAAACGTATCATGGCCCTGATGATGGTCATGACCCTTTGTCTTCTCGTGTATGCTGCTTTAGACTATCGTATCCGGGAACAGCTTGATACAAATAGCGAAACTTTTCCAAACCAGAAGGGAAAGCCTGTTTCAGCTCCTACAGCCCGTTGGGTATTTCAGTTTTTTTCAGGAATTCATGTATTGATTATCGGGGGTGCGCAACAAGTAGTTTTAAATCTGAACGAACATCATCTGCGTCTACTCAAATTATTGGGCGCGAGATATGAAAGACTATATTCCTGA